In Thermococcus thioreducens, a genomic segment contains:
- a CDS encoding glycosyltransferase: MKVLMVVSNSFNPDPRVYKEAKSLLDRGYLVRVVAWNRDGTHPPFEVIDGLEVERIGVPARYGVLVEFLLKLPVFYVIFLWKYLRKGREFDVIHTHDFDTALLGFLLKLVTGIHWVYDVHDLYDSLVSNKTLGMLITLFDSLFLRTADAVITVNHEMTRILIKRSRPRHVVVVMNTMNPFNVCREKWSSFTIFYGGVLSNDRFIEEMIEIAYSLGVNMRIAGLGILEDKIKHAPVDFLGYISHKQAVMELSKAHLTFILYDPAVPNNRIASPNKLFEAMWVGTPVIVVKGTLPEKLASKFVVPAQYSREDVKNLLLELKLNPKILRKKARFGRRIFLAKYTWDIMESKLMTLYLEVLK; the protein is encoded by the coding sequence ATGAAGGTGCTCATGGTTGTTTCAAACTCATTTAACCCGGACCCGAGGGTGTATAAAGAAGCAAAAAGTTTATTGGATAGAGGGTATCTTGTTCGTGTTGTTGCATGGAATCGAGATGGAACTCATCCTCCTTTTGAGGTTATTGACGGGCTTGAAGTAGAGAGAATAGGTGTTCCTGCGAGATATGGAGTTCTCGTGGAATTTCTTCTAAAATTACCGGTTTTTTATGTCATCTTTCTTTGGAAGTATCTCCGAAAAGGTCGAGAATTTGATGTAATCCATACTCATGACTTTGATACTGCTTTGTTAGGTTTTCTTCTTAAACTTGTCACGGGAATTCATTGGGTTTATGACGTTCATGATCTTTACGATAGTCTCGTCAGCAATAAGACACTAGGTATGTTAATAACACTTTTTGATTCATTATTCCTCCGGACTGCTGATGCTGTTATTACGGTTAATCATGAGATGACACGAATACTCATTAAGCGTTCTCGTCCAAGGCATGTAGTTGTTGTAATGAACACTATGAATCCATTTAATGTTTGCAGAGAAAAATGGTCGAGTTTCACAATTTTTTATGGAGGTGTTCTATCCAATGATCGCTTTATAGAGGAAATGATTGAAATTGCCTACTCTTTAGGAGTTAATATGAGGATTGCGGGTCTTGGAATTCTGGAAGACAAAATAAAGCATGCTCCTGTGGATTTCTTAGGATATATATCTCACAAACAGGCCGTTATGGAACTCTCCAAGGCACACCTTACATTTATTCTTTACGATCCCGCAGTTCCCAACAATAGGATAGCGTCTCCTAACAAACTTTTTGAGGCAATGTGGGTTGGTACGCCTGTTATTGTTGTCAAGGGGACACTTCCTGAAAAACTTGCTAGCAAGTTCGTTGTTCCGGCCCAGTATTCTCGTGAGGATGTCAAGAATCTCCTTTTGGAACTCAAGTTAAATCCCAAAATCCTCAGAAAGAAAGCACGGTTTGGGAGAAGGATTTTTCTGGCTAAGTACACTTGGGACATCATGGAAAGTAAGTTGATGACTCTCTACTTGGAGGTGCTGAAATGA
- the wecB gene encoding non-hydrolyzing UDP-N-acetylglucosamine 2-epimerase, with product MKIATIVGARPQFIKMAPVSREFEKAGIDEVIVHTGQHYDYEMNRVFFEQLNIREPDYYLGVGSGTHGYQTGEMLKRIEEVLTREKSDLVLVYGDTNSTLAGALAAVKLHIKVAHVEAGLRSFDKRMPEEINRVLTDHVSDYLFAPTETAVKNLHNEGIKKGVYLTGDVMYDALLHNIKIARRNSKILEKLSLKPKEYLLATVHRAENTDNRRNLERIVEAFVESGEFIVFPAHPRTQKYLKAYGLIGKIKSVGNVMLIPPVGYLDMLVLEENAGKILTDSGGVQKEAYFLKVPCITLREKTEWVETVEDGWNILVGADKEEILKAIKEFEPNGETYTYKFGDGKASEKIVKILGEDYAL from the coding sequence ATGAAAATAGCAACGATTGTTGGTGCGCGGCCGCAATTTATTAAAATGGCTCCGGTTTCGAGGGAGTTTGAAAAGGCTGGTATTGATGAGGTTATTGTTCACACGGGCCAGCATTATGATTATGAGATGAATAGGGTCTTTTTTGAACAGTTGAACATTCGGGAGCCGGATTATTATCTTGGTGTTGGCTCTGGTACTCATGGTTATCAGACTGGTGAAATGCTGAAGAGGATTGAGGAAGTTTTGACAAGGGAAAAGTCTGACTTGGTTCTTGTTTATGGAGATACTAATTCTACCCTTGCAGGGGCTTTAGCGGCAGTGAAGCTTCACATTAAAGTTGCCCACGTTGAAGCAGGCTTAAGGAGTTTTGATAAGAGAATGCCTGAGGAGATCAACAGGGTTTTAACCGATCACGTGAGTGACTACCTCTTTGCACCGACGGAAACTGCGGTTAAAAACCTGCACAATGAGGGGATTAAGAAGGGAGTCTACTTAACTGGTGACGTCATGTACGATGCCCTCCTCCACAACATTAAGATTGCCAGAAGGAACTCGAAGATTTTGGAGAAATTAAGTTTAAAACCCAAGGAATATCTTCTTGCTACTGTTCACAGGGCCGAGAATACTGACAATAGAAGGAATCTTGAGAGAATCGTTGAAGCGTTTGTTGAGAGTGGGGAGTTCATTGTTTTTCCAGCCCACCCGAGGACTCAGAAGTACTTGAAGGCTTACGGGTTGATAGGGAAGATTAAATCGGTGGGGAATGTAATGCTAATACCTCCCGTTGGTTATCTTGACATGCTCGTCCTTGAGGAGAATGCCGGGAAGATTTTGACTGATTCTGGTGGGGTTCAGAAGGAGGCTTACTTTTTAAAAGTCCCGTGCATTACTTTGAGGGAAAAAACAGAGTGGGTTGAGACCGTTGAGGATGGGTGGAATATATTAGTTGGAGCCGATAAGGAGGAAATCCTAAAAGCAATTAAAGAATTTGAACCTAATGGTGAGACCTACACTTATAAATTCGGAGACGGAAAAGCGAGTGAGAAAATAGTCAAGATATTAGGTGAAGATTATGCACTTTAA